One window from the genome of Thermodesulfobacteriota bacterium encodes:
- a CDS encoding glycosyltransferase family 4 protein, whose product MHGLKVLVFAFMYPNIVKPNLGIFIHNQVKSLIQQGSEVVVVSPIPWVPGLLCWRKRWDGYRNIPKEEYYFDIPVFHPRYFRTPGGKWVYPWEGFSMYLGCKNLISSLHKKFKFDIIHAHRIIPDGYCATLLGKKLNIPVVCSARGGDTYLAPFQNHLCYLSFKKVISSCSKIITVSNSLRDIVLNNGVKYPVEVVHNGCDVDSFHYIDKAVARKKLNLLLDRKIFLFVGHIISSKGVLELVKAFHQIKKNDPSSFLIMIGFGDCKDKIEAEIKSRNLYDSVLLPGYVPHEKLPLWINASDIFVLPSYQEGLPNVVLEAMACRKPVIATRVGGIPEIVSDGVTGILVEPLIVDQLAQAMETLLLNEDLCSKLGLAAEKLIHEHFTWEKSAKNLIKVYENLLENRDEDRSRPLLSPSFQ is encoded by the coding sequence ATGCACGGACTTAAAGTTCTAGTTTTTGCTTTTATGTATCCAAATATCGTAAAGCCCAACTTGGGTATATTCATCCACAATCAAGTAAAAAGTCTAATACAGCAAGGGAGTGAAGTTGTTGTAGTTTCTCCAATTCCCTGGGTTCCTGGATTGCTTTGCTGGAGAAAGCGATGGGATGGTTATAGAAATATCCCAAAAGAGGAGTATTATTTTGACATTCCAGTTTTCCATCCTAGGTATTTTCGGACACCTGGTGGGAAATGGGTATACCCTTGGGAGGGATTCTCTATGTATTTGGGTTGTAAAAACTTAATATCGTCATTACACAAAAAGTTTAAATTCGATATAATCCATGCCCATAGAATCATACCCGATGGATATTGTGCTACTTTACTTGGAAAGAAGTTAAATATACCAGTTGTGTGTTCCGCGAGGGGTGGAGACACTTATCTAGCACCTTTTCAGAATCATTTGTGTTACCTATCGTTTAAGAAAGTTATAAGCAGTTGTAGTAAAATCATTACAGTTAGTAACTCTCTCCGCGATATTGTATTAAACAACGGAGTTAAATACCCAGTTGAAGTTGTCCATAATGGCTGTGATGTAGATTCATTCCATTACATTGACAAGGCAGTGGCAAGAAAAAAACTAAATTTGCTATTGGATAGAAAAATTTTTCTTTTTGTTGGGCATATCATATCAAGTAAGGGCGTGTTGGAACTAGTTAAAGCGTTTCATCAGATTAAAAAAAACGACCCCTCCTCATTTTTGATTATGATAGGATTTGGTGATTGTAAAGATAAAATTGAAGCGGAGATTAAAAGTAGAAATCTCTATGATTCGGTTCTTTTGCCTGGATATGTACCTCATGAGAAGCTTCCTTTATGGATTAATGCTTCAGACATATTTGTGCTACCCAGTTACCAAGAGGGACTGCCGAACGTAGTATTGGAAGCTATGGCTTGCAGAAAGCCTGTTATAGCCACAAGGGTTGGTGGTATACCCGAGATTGTCTCTGATGGAGTGACTGGGATTTTAGTAGAGCCTCTAATTGTCGATCAACTAGCCCAAGCCATGGAGACTTTGCTACTAAACGAGGATTTATGTTCAAAGCTAGGGTTAGCGGCCGAGAAGCTAATCCATGAGCACTTTACATGGGAAAAAAGTGCGAAGAATTTAATAAAAGTCTATGAGAATTTGTTAGAGAATAGAGACGAAGATCGCTCTCGTCCTTTATTATCACCCTCCTTTCAATAG
- a CDS encoding glycosyltransferase family 4 protein produces the protein MKKRCCIITTVHPPFDVRIFHRQAKSLVEAGYSVVLIAPHDGSETVDGIEIVPLPKSHNRALRMMRIITAFRLALRQKADIYHFHDPELLPVGWLLNKWTGKTVIYDVHEHHPNAIMDKPWIPKKLRPILKKCLELIEPVFVHSLSAVIYTTPIVGERYIQMVGRTERVENLPLLSVFSDFKRVEKKGDKIIIIYPGEMREPTGLLQLIKAFSHVVRRNHNNLELILIGQVKTVEFKSEMQSLIKKLNLDIRVKLLAPVPYEKIKEYLSEADIGVVTYLPYPNNMSCLSNKVFEYMACGLPVVAPDFPLYRELVNSVGFGILVDTTSPENIAEAIEKLMVNPDLRNHMSQRARKGFLEKYNWESERKKLLKLYSELLSE, from the coding sequence ATGAAAAAGCGCTGCTGTATTATTACTACGGTACATCCTCCATTCGATGTGCGTATATTTCATAGGCAAGCTAAGAGCTTAGTGGAAGCGGGATATAGTGTAGTTCTTATTGCACCACACGACGGAAGTGAAACGGTTGATGGTATTGAAATTGTTCCTTTACCAAAATCGCATAATAGAGCCCTCAGGATGATGCGCATTATTACTGCATTCAGATTAGCTCTTAGGCAAAAGGCTGATATTTATCACTTTCATGACCCGGAATTACTACCTGTGGGATGGTTATTAAATAAATGGACTGGAAAAACTGTAATCTATGATGTGCATGAGCATCACCCTAATGCGATAATGGATAAACCCTGGATTCCCAAAAAATTACGACCGATTCTAAAAAAATGCCTTGAGCTTATAGAGCCTGTTTTTGTCCATTCGCTAAGTGCGGTAATTTACACAACCCCTATAGTAGGCGAACGCTATATTCAAATGGTTGGTAGGACTGAGAGGGTAGAGAATTTACCATTACTCAGTGTGTTTTCTGATTTCAAACGAGTGGAAAAAAAGGGCGATAAAATAATAATAATATATCCGGGTGAGATGAGAGAACCTACTGGATTATTGCAGCTAATAAAGGCTTTTTCTCATGTGGTTCGGAGAAACCATAATAACTTGGAACTTATTCTAATTGGACAGGTAAAGACAGTTGAATTTAAAAGTGAAATGCAATCGTTAATCAAAAAACTAAATTTAGATATAAGAGTTAAACTTCTTGCCCCAGTTCCATACGAAAAGATAAAGGAGTATTTATCTGAAGCGGATATTGGAGTAGTCACATATTTACCGTATCCAAATAATATGAGTTGCTTATCTAATAAGGTATTTGAATATATGGCTTGTGGCTTGCCTGTAGTAGCCCCAGACTTTCCACTGTATCGTGAGTTGGTTAATAGTGTAGGATTTGGAATCTTGGTTGATACAACTTCACCAGAAAATATAGCGGAAGCAATAGAAAAACTGATGGTGAACCCCGATTTGAGGAATCATATGTCACAGCGGGCAAGAAAAGGCTTCTTGGAAAAATATAATTGGGAATCGGAAAGAAAGAAATTATTAAAACTTTACTCTGAACTGCTCTCAGAGTAA
- a CDS encoding O-antigen ligase family protein, which translates to MKFLVSSYNKTGNLKLLALFPILVLFSWLVSYLIATSSTFMIMLAILAVVLFAVIFFNPLVGLMLLFFIIPFEYLVNYPIFKIIALVFCISWLARKAVKKELIRISFKTDQERYLIGLAFALILSLVFSIDKPSSLLFFQRFILLIALCIFLIDVIRSPKHIRNLGLAIGLSGGLAGLVGLMQYYIFDTGILEGSQSFGLVHQYKEEGVRVAGFTGNPNHFAMYLVISTSFLLYCFSMTRNLILRILIIVLIGCSTASIFFTLSRSGVLALGIAIVVYSLKLKGLKFTAFLSLPIIIGLALMFFLKLAPGFVYDRLVNLTFHEKDQSAENRIIVIKSSVDIFLEHPHSLLTGMGLNNFQRVSWTKRDAHNMFVQMLVETGLIGFTFFSLLVYRSYRDMWHYIKLKQVDLQLFCLASLAAFTALLVHGLSGTDTYIKYLWLFFVLAPIIRNIKKEGYART; encoded by the coding sequence ATGAAATTTTTGGTAAGTAGTTACAACAAAACGGGAAATTTAAAGTTATTAGCACTATTTCCTATTTTGGTACTCTTCTCGTGGTTGGTATCTTACCTGATTGCTACCTCCTCTACCTTTATGATTATGCTGGCTATTTTGGCTGTAGTTCTATTTGCGGTGATATTTTTTAATCCACTAGTAGGATTAATGTTGTTATTCTTCATTATACCATTCGAATATTTAGTAAATTATCCCATTTTCAAAATTATAGCTTTGGTATTTTGTATCTCCTGGCTTGCACGTAAAGCCGTAAAAAAAGAATTGATTCGTATTTCTTTTAAAACTGATCAAGAAAGGTACTTAATTGGCCTTGCGTTCGCTTTAATACTCTCGCTTGTTTTCTCTATAGATAAACCGTCAAGTTTACTCTTCTTTCAAAGATTTATACTTTTAATAGCACTTTGTATTTTCTTAATAGATGTGATTCGTTCTCCTAAACATATTAGGAATCTGGGATTGGCAATAGGGCTTTCGGGTGGTTTAGCCGGTTTGGTAGGATTAATGCAGTATTACATCTTTGATACCGGTATCTTAGAGGGATCGCAATCTTTTGGTTTAGTTCATCAATATAAAGAAGAAGGTGTGAGGGTTGCAGGATTTACAGGAAACCCTAATCATTTTGCAATGTATTTAGTCATTTCAACAAGTTTTCTGCTCTATTGTTTTTCAATGACTAGGAATTTGATTCTAAGAATTTTAATAATTGTTCTTATAGGGTGTTCCACCGCTTCTATATTTTTTACGCTCTCTCGTTCAGGCGTGCTAGCTCTAGGGATAGCTATAGTAGTTTATAGCCTAAAGCTTAAGGGCCTTAAGTTTACCGCTTTTTTATCATTACCTATTATAATAGGTCTTGCCCTAATGTTTTTCCTTAAGCTTGCACCTGGTTTTGTTTATGACCGACTTGTAAATTTAACATTTCATGAGAAAGATCAATCTGCAGAGAATCGGATTATAGTTATAAAATCGAGTGTTGATATATTCTTAGAGCATCCCCATTCACTTCTCACGGGGATGGGATTAAATAATTTCCAAAGGGTTTCTTGGACTAAAAGGGACGCCCACAATATGTTTGTCCAGATGCTAGTTGAGACAGGGCTTATAGGATTTACTTTTTTCTCACTTCTAGTTTATCGCTCTTACAGAGATATGTGGCATTACATCAAATTAAAACAAGTAGATTTACAACTTTTTTGCTTAGCTTCATTGGCGGCGTTTACCGCTTTATTAGTCCACGGCTTGTCCGGCACTGACACTTATATAAAGTACTTATGGCTGTTTTTTGTCTTAGCGCCCATTATTCGTAATATCAAAAAGGAGGGTTATGCACGGACTTAA
- a CDS encoding glycosyltransferase family 4 protein gives MKILILSLAYFPEITGNAPLVTNLAEDLAEKGNEVHVISGIPSHGLERVPEQYKGKLWCSEEINNVRIKRSYSFVSESKRFLVKIANYSSFTVSSFFTAFFDSRNFDVVLAVSPPLFLGITGYLIARIKGGKAIYNVQDLFPESAVIAGKLKKGFVFHILKKIENFVYSKADCITVICDRFSEEIKGNGINGDKIKKIPNWVDTDFIKPMSKERNQFRCEHRLENHFVVQFAGTIGYSQGLEIILEVAKDLESYKDIKFVIVGVGVIKEELVGKASDMALNNILFLPTQAQDKLPYLLTAADVSLVTLRKNMSRVSLPSKILGIMAAGVPIIASLDEGSEGWEIINESKCGITVPPEEPSKLKEAVLHFYNSRELIPKLGQNGREFVMKNYSRRMIVNSYEELFQSLLNKNSPIECQA, from the coding sequence ATGAAGATCTTAATTCTAAGCCTGGCCTATTTCCCAGAAATTACTGGCAATGCGCCTTTAGTAACAAACCTGGCTGAAGACCTCGCAGAGAAGGGGAATGAAGTGCACGTGATTTCTGGTATTCCTTCTCATGGACTAGAGAGGGTTCCGGAACAATATAAGGGCAAACTGTGGTGCTCAGAAGAAATCAATAATGTGAGGATTAAGCGAAGCTACAGTTTTGTTTCAGAGTCAAAGCGATTTTTGGTCAAGATCGCCAACTATTCATCATTCACTGTATCGTCTTTTTTCACGGCCTTCTTTGATTCTAGGAATTTCGACGTCGTTCTAGCTGTCTCACCTCCCCTTTTTCTAGGTATTACTGGCTATTTGATAGCTCGAATAAAGGGAGGGAAAGCCATATATAACGTCCAGGACCTCTTTCCAGAGTCTGCCGTTATAGCTGGAAAATTAAAAAAAGGCTTTGTTTTCCACATTCTTAAAAAAATAGAAAATTTTGTATACAGTAAAGCTGATTGCATCACTGTTATTTGTGACAGATTTTCAGAAGAGATAAAAGGTAATGGAATAAATGGAGATAAGATAAAAAAGATACCAAACTGGGTTGACACGGATTTTATCAAACCCATGTCTAAGGAACGCAATCAATTTAGGTGTGAACACAGACTTGAAAACCATTTCGTCGTTCAATTTGCAGGAACAATAGGATATTCCCAAGGGTTAGAAATCATATTGGAGGTTGCGAAGGATCTAGAGAGTTATAAAGATATTAAATTTGTTATAGTGGGAGTAGGAGTTATTAAGGAAGAGTTAGTCGGAAAAGCAAGCGATATGGCTCTGAATAATATACTATTTCTTCCTACTCAAGCTCAGGATAAGTTGCCATATCTTCTAACCGCAGCCGATGTATCTTTAGTTACATTGAGAAAAAATATGAGTAGAGTATCACTGCCCAGCAAGATTCTTGGTATTATGGCGGCTGGCGTACCAATAATAGCCAGCTTAGATGAAGGTTCAGAGGGTTGGGAAATTATAAATGAATCAAAATGTGGTATTACAGTTCCACCCGAGGAGCCTTCCAAGTTGAAAGAAGCTGTTCTACATTTTTATAATAGCAGGGAACTCATCCCAAAACTGGGGCAGAATGGGAGAGAGTTTGTGATGAAGAATTACTCCAGGCGTATGATAGTAAATAGTTATGAAGAACTATTTCAGTCCTTATTGAACAAAAATAGTCCTATTGAGTGTCAAGCATGA